The window GAGCGTATGGAACACTGAATGTCGATCAGGAAGGAAATGTCTCAGACCCGCATATGGACGCAGAGTGGGACAGCTACCAAAGCGATGAATTCCACTGTCGGGATTGTGGCGAGAAGTTCCCGAACGAGGAAGCCGTCAAAGAGCACTTAAGAAAGGCACAGAAAGATGTCTGCTTCTGGCTGATGGGGCTTCCAGAGGCAAAGTGGAGAGATGCACCGCTGCCGGATTTCAACGACGAATCAGAAGAAGTCTCAATCGGTGGTCAAACCGTCCCCGTCCGTATGGGGCCGGCCTGCTCGCTCGCACTGGCAGAAAGTGGCTACGAAGGTCTGATCGAACAGTCGATAAAGGTGGGACCAATCCCAGCAAACTTCCAGTTTGACGACTGGGACAAGTTGACTGATGAGGCGAGTCCGCTGACTTATGACGGAGGTAGCCCCCGGCTTTCAAGGCGGCTACTCGCCAAAGCGGTCAAGCACCTCGCGGCCGGGGCAGGTGCAACATACAGTCCAAAGCGGTTCACGCTCTACAGAAATGGCGACCCAGAAGCGCCGATGGTTCTCGTTGGGAACGGCAGTGCAATTCTTATCGCCCCCCGAGTTCGAGATTGATCGCGAAAGAGCGGCAATATCCATGAAGAGCGTTCGCAGGTATATGTGCAGCAAGCAGTCCAAATCTGGCAAGCGATCACGGGGAAAGAAACTGCCTGCACGCTGACCGAGTCGGTCTGACTCTTCAGCGTAGGTTAGAGTGAGCTTCTAACAAGCAGTCATTTTTCTTACAGCAGCGACTGGAGGCTGCCGGCCAACAGAGCTCAAACGCCTGTACGATAAAATAGTTCACAGGCCGGCGGCTGTCCCGCCGGTCCAGATACCAAGCGTTGCGCTGGCAATTCCCAGCCCCAGCAGCGCGTAGTTCGCGAGTGGGTTCTTCGCTCTAACGATGTCGAGCGAGTACCGCGTGTCGTCAACGGGGCTCCACGGCCGGACACCAGCCGGCGTCAGTGCGTCGGCAGCGATATGCGACATGATAGTCCCTGTCCCGACAGCAAATCCGGTTACAGTCCCTATCAGCGAGGGCGCGATTGTCACAACTGTTCCGGCCCCAGCGAGCAGGAACCCGACGACCAGCGCAAACCAGACCGTGTGGGTCAGGCCACGGTGTGTTACACCCGGTAGGCGTTGATCGAGATCTGGGACCATCGCGAAGCCGACCGCTGTAATCCCGGCGACAAAGGCGAGCCTGACGAACCCGATGCTGATGAGGACCGCGCTGATTGGCGTAACGAACAGCAGCGCTGCGCCATAGTGGCCGTTCCGATACATATGGACTATACCGGATGAGACGAGTCACAGGGTACTAAAAATGAGCTGTGTCCCAGAAACCAGGCATAGTTTCAGACGGGCCCTTTGGCGGTTGAAGCTGTCATATCTGACGTTTACTCCGGAAACAGTGGTGTGCAAAAACGTACTCGATGACTTCACTCGATATATCCATGAAACACGACCGTTGAACTGTGAGTAATAGTACAAAAAATATCTAGCCAAAGTTTCAAATCAATTCATGGCATACAGCCGATAATGAGCCAGCACAACGCCCGAGAGACACTTTCTTGGCTCAAAGACCGAGGTCACTACAGTGGTCAGATTGTACACGAACGGACTGTCAACGGGCAAGAGGCGCAAACAGATTCGCTTTCGATACTGCCGTCAGTCAAGATTGCACTGTCTCAGTTTGGAATCGAAGACCTCTACGAGCACCAGATTAGTTCAATTGAGGCGACCCGAGCGGGTGAGAACACGGTCGTTGCTACTCCAACAGCATCAGGGAAATCGCTGACATATGCTGTTCCCGCATTAGAGCGGGCGGTTGACCACAGTGGAAAAGCGCTTTATATCGCACCGATGAGGGCGCTCATAAACGATCAGGCGGGGACGCTTCAAGCCATGGCGGATGCCCTTGGATTCGGTGAACAAGTTGACGTCGGCGTGAAAACAGGCCAGTCATCGAAGGCTGAAACGCGGAGTATCAAGCAGCGGCAACCAGATGTCCTCTTGGCGACAATCGATCAACTCCATCTCTCATTTCTCCCGTACGCACACTTAACCGATCACTGGCGATGGCTGTTCCAACAATTAGAGACTGTGATCATCGACGAAGTGCATACGTATAGAGGGTACTTTGGCAGCCACGCAGCGCTGATCTTCCGTCGGCTGAATCGATTGTTAGACCACTACGGGAAGGACCCTCAGTATATTTGCTGTTCAGCTACGATCGGAAATCCCGTTGATCACGCCGCCGCCGTCACAGGGCGACCTACGGACTCATTTACGCTCGTCGACAACGATACGAGTGCCTCCGGTGATAAGCAGTGGGTGTTCTGGAATCCACCACAGAAAGACCGTGAAGACGACTCTACTGCTGATGTAGATGAAGAGACAGCGTCCACTCAACAGGGGGCAGGTCAAGCCGGAGAAACAACGGCAACACAAGATGATAGCGATGTCGGCGGTGAACGACTCTCTCAGCACGTCGAGTCAGTCCGGATTTTTGCAGATCTTGTGACGCGGGGGTATCAGACACTCGTTTTCACCGCTGCTCGACAGGGGACAGAGCAATACGTCGACTGGGCCGACAGTAAACTCCGGTCGCGTGGTGAACACGACATTGCTGACTCCGTTCACGCATATCACGCTGCACTCGAGTCAGAGCGACGGCGAGAGTTAGAAGCCGGGCTAAAAAGCGGCGACATCCGAGGGCTGTGGTCCACGCGAGCACTTGAGTTAGGAATCGATATCGGATCGCTTGACGCAGTGATTCTTGATGGATATCCAGGGACCGGTATGAGCACATTCCAGCGTGCCGGACGTGCTGGCCGCGGCGACGATTCCTGTCTTGTCATCATGGTCGGGAGCGACAATCCGCTCGATCAATATCTGCTCAAAGAACCAGAACAACTCTTTGAGGGCGGAGCAGAGCAGGCAGCAGTAAATCCCAGCAACCGGTCAGCGCTTCCAGAGCATCTTGTGTGCGCCGCAGACGACCACTACCTGTCCCCCGATGATGAGCAATACTTCGGTGAAGCACTTCCAGAAATGGTGGACCAGTTGACAGCTGAAGGGAGACTTAAACGAACAAACGAAGAGCAGGTACGGTGGGAAGCAGCGAACAACGACATTCAAATCCAGACAGATATTCGAAATATCGACGAAGAAGAAATCAAGCTCGTCGACAGAAATCGGGGAGAAATACTCGGCAGTCTTGAACGAGATGCCGCCCTTCGAGATGCTCATCCGAATGCTATCTATATGTACGACAAACAGTCGTACAAGGTTGTCGAGTTGGATCTAGAAGAGCGAACAGCATATCTCGAAAGCGTTGAAACGAGCGAGTATACACGCGCACTCCGCGAAAAGGAGGTAACAGTTAACGACACGCTTGATACTCGGACACTGGAATTCGATGGTGAAGATATGAAGGCAACGCTAGGCTCGCTCACTGTTCGCAATCAAATCACTGGGTATCTGCGCTACTCCAGCCCGCGAGATGAATCGCCATCCGAGCACGAGTTCGAGACACCGCTACCCCCATCAGAAATAGCCACGACAGGGCTGTTCTTCGAGGCCCCACAGAAGATCGAACGGAAGATGCTCAAGCAGGTGGACAGTCCGGAGCAGTACCTCAGCGGTCTTCATGCCATTGAACACGCACTCATATCGCTGTATCCGAGCGAAGTCCTGTGTGACCGTGGAGACATCGGCGGGCTATCGACGGTCTCTCACCCGCAGACCGTCGGCGGGACTGTGTTCGTCCACGACGGCTATCCGGGCGGGGCCGGGTACTGTCGCGCTGCATTTGAACAGCTTGACTCGCTGTTGAGCCAGACAGCAGACCTCCTCGCTTCATGTAGTTGTTCGGACGGCTGTCCGTCTTGTATCCATAGTCCTCACTGTGGGAACGGGAATCGGAGCCTCAGCAAAGACCACGCTAACAGAGTTCTAAGAGATTTGATTGACTAGCCAGGACAGCCCCGAAATCGTATAACAGCTAAGAAGTCCGTTTTTCTTTTGCCCACTCAAGTGCCGGTTCAAGCTCGTTGAAGCCCTTCGTGACGACATCTTCAGCCTCGTTTTTCTGGCTAATTGAAAGGCGTGCAATCCCGTCAGCAACGTAGGCAGTGAAGTCGACACCCGACTCGGCGGCTACGGCTGTCCACTCTTCTTCGACGTGCTCTAGCACCTCAGAATCCATGTTCTCAACACCACCGATGGTGACAACGACGCTTTGCATCTCCGGGTCACTAGCTGTCTCGACGTAGTGCTGCTCGGCCGCTTTCATGTCCCCTGCTTCGATGGCTGCGGGGAAGTCCTCGATTTTCCAGATTCCAACGCCGTCTTTCTCTTCATAGTCAACATATTCGGATACTGAAGTTGCCATCACAAAGTCGTACTCGCGACATCCTACAAGAACCCACTCCAGCCATTTTCAAAAGTAGTACTCACAGTTCTTATCAGTGGGAATTTCTCGGTAATTGGTATTTTGAATTCGTGCAAGAATGGCCGGCATACTGGGTTTCCCCCACGTGCCCCGGCGGGTTACATATCCATGACCGACACCGATCACTCACGTGCTGCAGAGACGAAAGCGATGACGTGCCCTTGTGGGAAAGCCGCACCATGTGCAGGCTCAAGGCCAAGTAATGGCGCAGGGACCGAGAATGCCAACACTGGGCCGACCCTCCCCGACACAACTAGTGAAACGCGGGAGGAGTTCGGGGGCATCAAAGCCCAGATCCCAGAGACGGATGCCCCTGATGAAATACTCCAACGAGCGAACAGCAGGGAATGGGACAATGCGTTCGCACTCTGTAGTGGGGGAAAGGACTCCACTGCGGCACTTCACCATACGTATCGCAATGCTGAGTTTCCTTTAGACGGGATTATTTTTATTGATACCAATATCGGGTTACATGAATCCAAAGAGTACGTTCAAAACCTCGGCGAGAAGTTTGACCTTCCCGTCCACATCGCAGACACACGCAACAAAGCAGACAGATACCGAGAGCGGATTGAAAAGTACGGATTTGCCGGCCCGACGCGCCAGTCTCACCGGTTCGAGTATATCTGCAATAAAGACAAGCCACTTCAAAAGTTTCTCACCGGGTTCGAGGGGCAATCGTTGCTCATCAGCGGCGCCACGCGGCAGGAGTCAGACGCTCGGTACGAAGCCGTCAGTGCTGACGGGATCGAGCAGGACGGGACTCGAACGTTCGTCTCACCCCTAGCCCGATGGACACAGTCCGACGTCGACGACTACCTCAACGAACACGGTGTCGAGGTATCAGAGGTAACCGAATTGCTGGAATCATCGGGAGACTGCCTCTGTGGTGCGTACGCCGACCGATATCTTGAGTTGTCCCAGTTGCGAGAGCACTACCGGTACCTACACACGTATATCCAGTCGCTGGAAGCCCGAGTGATTGACGCCGCCAGAAATGATGAACTTCTGAAAGACCAATATAGCAGTTGTTCCGGATTTCGGGGTAGTTTGTTGCACACCGATCACACCGGGTACCCGGTGCGCTGAGGGGGGTACGTGGGCGGCAAGAAAACCGGGTGTCAGGCCCCCCTGATATTGGTCCACCCTGCGTCCGCTTCGGGGTCGTATACACCGCCCCAGTCAGGTACTTTCTCCGGGTTGAGTTCACGAATCGTGTGGAGCGGTCCTTCGCTGGTCTACACACGGGCGCAATACGCTCAGTTTCGGTTATCTGCTTGTAATTACCACATGGGCTCTACCCTACCTGGTGACCAGCCGGCGACGATCGCGACACCACCTGACGCTTGGGGCCGGTCCATCCCGAAATGACAACTGCGCTTGCTTGAGCGAACGGAGTATACCGAATGCAAAACCGAGCGATATGCGAGTACAGCGATTCTGCTGCCGGTTCTCTCAATCAAAAGAGAAGATATCTGAACCAGTGTAGCCCCCGTGTCAGTAAATATTGCCGGCAGATGCAAAAGCGACGTTTGGGCTGAACAGACACCCCCCACCCGGTGGTCGGTTGCCGGTGAACGTCATGACAGGATTCGTTGGAGCTTGGGTATTTGGATCGATGGCCATGTGTGCGTAATTCAAGCGATAGATACTGAATGCAAAACCGACCAATATGCTGGTACAACTCCTCTACAGCCAGTTCTCTCAATCACGGCAAAGAAGGTTCGAAGTGGCGCGGGGCCCCGCGCCAGTTTATGTTGCCGCTAGATGCAAAACCGAGGCATAATGTTCCCAATTGCGTCAGCACCGTTTGATGCAATTCCCCTGAGCGCGTTAATGAATGCGTCTTCAAACCCTCCAAACTGCATATATTACCCTTGATCCACTTGTTTTGTCGCAATAAGTGCATCATCTGGTTGGTGAGTTAGTCCAGCTGATGTCCCGATGTTCTCCCAAGTCACGGTCTTTGTGATTGAACTTCGATCAATAGACTCACCGCCTATGGTGACGGTAAAGTCGTACTCGACACCCTCCTGAACCTTCCACCCTTTCTCATCGGGGTCCTCTGTGATTGTCCTATCTTTCTCCATCCTAATGGTGAGCAGTCGCTTGTTACTCGTGTCGACTAACTGCGTCTGCTGACCTGCATAGACTGTTATTGGTAACTCTTTGCCACCCTTGAAATCTGGCTTGTAATCAAGACGCCCTTTCTGTGAGAGGCTTTCTACCTGCGACTCAGGTGAAGAATATCCATAACTACTCATCGGGTTTGGATCTCCATCTCTTGACCATTCTGGAGTGAACTCTTCAGACTCATAGCCAACCCAGTCAAGTTCGCCGGGGGCATTTCCAGTATTCTCAACCGACATGACGATATCCGTCAGTGCAATATCGTTCTCCGACGTATACATATCCGTCTCGCTCGCCGTTTGCCAGTCAACGAGCTCAATGTTCGGCTCAAGCACTTCGGTGACTTCGGACACAACGGTATCGTCGTCTGAGTTGACCGCAGCAAAGCGATACTCACCGGGAGAGTAATCAGTAAAGTCGAGTGAGACTTGGCCAGCCGATGGCGTCACACTGGTACTGGCGAACTGCTTGCCGTCGCTGTCGAAGGCCACGATCTCGTCGTAGCCATCGGTCGTGGCAAGCGAAATGTTCAGTGTGTATTCTTCGAACGAGAATTCACCAAAGATGTCTGCTCCGCCACCGGAAAGCCCATCTCCACTGTTGTCAGCGGAACTATTGCTACCCCCGCTGCCAGAATTCCCGCCGCATCCAGCAGTAGCAAGAGTTAGCGACGTACCGATACCAGCCAAGAGTTGACGACGTGTTCTTTCAGTCATAAGTGAACACCATCCCGAAGGTTTACGTCAATAATTATCCCGTTTTTGATATTTGAAATTGGCGATAAAAACGGGGCATAAATGCCTTTGAACCGATATCGCGTTTTCATTACTGAGAGCGTACAAACTCTGGTACGGTATCTATAGAGCTCAGTAGCAGTTGCTTTCGATCTTGGACTGATTAAGCTGGGCGACGCTGTGGGAGAGATATAATCGCTGCATGAGTACCAAGTATCAACCCCCCTGATATTGGTCCACCCTGCGTCCACTCCGGGGTCGTATGCACTGCCCCAGTCGGCGACGGTCGCCACAATCTAGCCGTTAGAACTGTGTCATCCCAGAATGACAATTGTGCTCGCTCAAGCGACCGGGGCGCATCGAATGCAAAATCAAAATATCCATTGGACATCAATCCGCCCCTGCTGCAACACACGCCGCCAGCAGGGCGGCTTACGCGACTCTCGATGGTTACGGGAGCCGCCGCCGAATCCAGTCTAAGGCTTTGACTGTAAGCGGGCGGGCGTGTTTCACCTCTTGCCGTAGCTCGTCGCGTATCTCATCGCGGAGTTCCATCACCAGTTCACGCTGTTCAGTTGTTCCGTGCCACTGACGGTCGGCCTTCTCTTCGATGGTTTCTTCCATTGATTCGAGATCCTCGGTCGTGGCTGTGGTTTCGATCAGCTCCGAGGCATTCCCGGCCAGCTCCCCAGTCTTCTCTATTATCTGCAGTTTGTCCTCTTGGCGGAGCGCGTCGTTCTCTTCTTTCAGTTCGCGGATTTGCTGCCGGTATTCGCCGCGGACCGCTTGCACTGCTTCGTCGGCCGTCTTCTCGATTGTTTTTTCCATCGACTCAACCCGCGACCTGGCAATGCGCATTCGCTCTTCGAATTCATCACGCTCGCGCTTGAGATTTTTAATCGTCTCCTCCATCTCTTCTTTCTCCTGTTTCGTTATCACCTGGTCGTCGAGGTCGTCTTTGATATGCCGAGCACGCAGCACCGACCGAATGAACTCGCTCCGGCTTTTTCCCTCTGCATTCGCTTCGCGTTCGAGTTCAGCGACCTCATCTTCTGGCAACTTAAATGAGACTGTTTGCAGAGCCACAGCACGCCGTGCGAGCAGCGTCCACAAAAGGCATTGAGATTGTTTATTTCCGTATGTGTCGGTATACATATTGATAACGTCTGGACGTGCCGTAAACCGGCGTCTTAGACAGTGAAATCCAAATACCAGTAAAATATACGGAAGTAACACGGTGTACCATCAAAGTCTATCGATAGATCACCAGTATACACACCCCAAGACCGCGGATCTATCGATAACATTTGTCCAAAGAAAAAGGGGGTAATCAGGTAAACAAAATCAGGCAAAATAGTGTAAAAACTCTTAGATGAGGAGTAACTGAGATAATATTCAGGCTCGCGCCTTGGTGCCGATGCGTTAGTGTTCAGAGTAGACGGTGAACCAACGGTGGCACTCGGCGCACCGGGTGCCACGGCTCACCTCACCGTCATGGATCGGGTCTATCTCGTTCTCAACGCCGCAGTGTGAACACTCGACAGCCATCGTATACTCGTCGGTCATCAGGTGCCACCAATGGCTACAGCGTCCTTAGACCGGCGGTGTGAGTACGGAGAGTAATCAACAAAAGAGGAAGCTAACGACCAATGGGGCCGACTGTCCCTGTCGGTGAAAAAGATAGAGACGCGAGAACTATTATCCCCAGTGGCGACACGAAGGCAACGTCAAAACGCAGTATGTTGCGCCGGTCAATCCAGCCGAGTAGTCAGCGATTCACATCGGATCGCTCATAGCTGAACACGACCCGGTCACGCTAACGCACTATCACCGGGGTGACCACAATCACTCCAGCGTCCGCCCAAGACTGTCGCGCATCCCGCTCAAGACCTCGCGCCCGTCGTCGGTGACCGAATACGTCTGTCGGTGCTTGTTCGGTCCTGTTGACTCAACCAACCCCGCCGACTCCAGATCTGCAAGCGAGCGCCGGACATGGCGGTCACTCACGTCAAGACCCTCCTGTGCGGCCTGTGCGATCAGGCCACCCCAGGCGTCGCCGTCGTAATTCGCGACCAACAGCAGGCACGTCTGTGCCGTTGGCGTGAGGTTCTGATACGCCGCCCAGTCCGGCTGGTCGCTGGCATCGCTGTCGGCTGTCATCGGCTCACCGCCGTTGTGAGCGTGGTCTGTGTTGGTACTGCCAGTGACCGCTCGCCATCGAACAACCACAGTCGCTCGATAGCACTGATTGGGAGCCACTGTTCGACGGTGATCGCCTCGACCCAGCAGCCACCAAGCACCGACATGACGACCGCGACCAGTGCTCGCAGTGTCGCCCGGATCGCGCCGACGCCAGATGCGAGTGGCACCACCAATGTTGCCCGCCCAGCGCGAGCCAGTGAGCGCACATCACTGGCCATCAGTTTCCACCTCGAACAGCGTTCAGGGGGGTCCCCCCTTCCGTTCCTGTTCCTGATACGCGCGCGTACCCAGCGGACATTTTGGTCCACTCAGGCCGATTGGTGCCGCTCGGCCCGCCAGCCGGGTCACCGTCGACGGCTGTCATCAACGTAAAAGGGCGTTCGGTGTCGGTCTCCACCAGTCGCTTCGCTGGGTCACTCATCGGCCTCGACCTCCGTCGTCGTGCCGGGCCCAGTTCGTCTCGGAATGCGTGCCGCAACGATCTCTGCGTTCGCGTCTGGCTTGAACATGATATCGTAGTGGGTCTGTGTCGTTTTGATCGGGTTCTCGGGGAACTCGGCGTCGGGATACGGGCTCGATAGCACCTCCAGTGGCTCGGGTTTCTCACCGGAGATGTCGATAATCCCGCGACCAGGCGCGAGCACGCGCAGTTCGTGCACGGCGCCGTCGGCTGCGCGGTACTCCTTGAGGATGGTCGGCTGGCCCTCATCGTCGGTCGCCACCTGGAGGTCCTCGACGATCATA of the Haloarcula marismortui ATCC 43049 genome contains:
- a CDS encoding C2H2-type zinc finger protein, whose protein sequence is MDAEWDSYQSDEFHCRDCGEKFPNEEAVKEHLRKAQKDVCFWLMGLPEAKWRDAPLPDFNDESEEVSIGGQTVPVRMGPACSLALAESGYEGLIEQSIKVGPIPANFQFDDWDKLTDEASPLTYDGGSPRLSRRLLAKAVKHLAAGAGATYSPKRFTLYRNGDPEAPMVLVGNGSAILIAPRVRD
- a CDS encoding metal-dependent hydrolase — translated: MYRNGHYGAALLFVTPISAVLISIGFVRLAFVAGITAVGFAMVPDLDQRLPGVTHRGLTHTVWFALVVGFLLAGAGTVVTIAPSLIGTVTGFAVGTGTIMSHIAADALTPAGVRPWSPVDDTRYSLDIVRAKNPLANYALLGLGIASATLGIWTGGTAAGL
- a CDS encoding DEAD/DEAH box helicase; its protein translation is MSQHNARETLSWLKDRGHYSGQIVHERTVNGQEAQTDSLSILPSVKIALSQFGIEDLYEHQISSIEATRAGENTVVATPTASGKSLTYAVPALERAVDHSGKALYIAPMRALINDQAGTLQAMADALGFGEQVDVGVKTGQSSKAETRSIKQRQPDVLLATIDQLHLSFLPYAHLTDHWRWLFQQLETVIIDEVHTYRGYFGSHAALIFRRLNRLLDHYGKDPQYICCSATIGNPVDHAAAVTGRPTDSFTLVDNDTSASGDKQWVFWNPPQKDREDDSTADVDEETASTQQGAGQAGETTATQDDSDVGGERLSQHVESVRIFADLVTRGYQTLVFTAARQGTEQYVDWADSKLRSRGEHDIADSVHAYHAALESERRRELEAGLKSGDIRGLWSTRALELGIDIGSLDAVILDGYPGTGMSTFQRAGRAGRGDDSCLVIMVGSDNPLDQYLLKEPEQLFEGGAEQAAVNPSNRSALPEHLVCAADDHYLSPDDEQYFGEALPEMVDQLTAEGRLKRTNEEQVRWEAANNDIQIQTDIRNIDEEEIKLVDRNRGEILGSLERDAALRDAHPNAIYMYDKQSYKVVELDLEERTAYLESVETSEYTRALREKEVTVNDTLDTRTLEFDGEDMKATLGSLTVRNQITGYLRYSSPRDESPSEHEFETPLPPSEIATTGLFFEAPQKIERKMLKQVDSPEQYLSGLHAIEHALISLYPSEVLCDRGDIGGLSTVSHPQTVGGTVFVHDGYPGGAGYCRAAFEQLDSLLSQTADLLASCSCSDGCPSCIHSPHCGNGNRSLSKDHANRVLRDLID
- a CDS encoding phosphoadenosine phosphosulfate reductase family protein; the encoded protein is MTDTDHSRAAETKAMTCPCGKAAPCAGSRPSNGAGTENANTGPTLPDTTSETREEFGGIKAQIPETDAPDEILQRANSREWDNAFALCSGGKDSTAALHHTYRNAEFPLDGIIFIDTNIGLHESKEYVQNLGEKFDLPVHIADTRNKADRYRERIEKYGFAGPTRQSHRFEYICNKDKPLQKFLTGFEGQSLLISGATRQESDARYEAVSADGIEQDGTRTFVSPLARWTQSDVDDYLNEHGVEVSEVTELLESSGDCLCGAYADRYLELSQLREHYRYLHTYIQSLEARVIDAARNDELLKDQYSSCSGFRGSLLHTDHTGYPVR
- a CDS encoding ribbon-helix-helix protein, CopG family produces the protein MALQTVSFKLPEDEVAELEREANAEGKSRSEFIRSVLRARHIKDDLDDQVITKQEKEEMEETIKNLKRERDEFEERMRIARSRVESMEKTIEKTADEAVQAVRGEYRQQIRELKEENDALRQEDKLQIIEKTGELAGNASELIETTATTEDLESMEETIEEKADRQWHGTTEQRELVMELRDEIRDELRQEVKHARPLTVKALDWIRRRLP
- a CDS encoding helix-turn-helix transcriptional regulator; translation: MTADSDASDQPDWAAYQNLTPTAQTCLLLVANYDGDAWGGLIAQAAQEGLDVSDRHVRRSLADLESAGLVESTGPNKHRQTYSVTDDGREVLSGMRDSLGRTLE